One genomic window of Notamacropus eugenii isolate mMacEug1 chromosome 6, mMacEug1.pri_v2, whole genome shotgun sequence includes the following:
- the AGTR1 gene encoding type-1 angiotensin II receptor produces MNLNSSTQETIKRIQDDCPKSGRHSYIFIMVPTLYSIIFVVGIFGNSLVVIVIYFYMKLKTVASVFLMNLALADLCFLMTLPLWAVYTAMEYRWPFGNCLCKIASAGISFNLYASVFLLTSLSIDRYLAIVHPMKSRLRRTMLMAKVTCIVIWLLAGLASLPVVIHRNVFFIENTNITVCAFYYKSHNSTLLVGLGLSKNILGFLIPFLVILTSYTLIWKTLKKAYEIQKNRPRNDDIFRIIMAIVLFFFFSWIPHQIFTFLDVLIQLGIIKDCKTIDIVDTAMPITICIAYFNNCLNPLFYGFLGKKFKKYFLQLLKYIPPSFRSQTTKMSSLSYRTSDNLSLSAKKSVACFEVE; encoded by the coding sequence ATGAATCTAAATTCTTCCACCCAAGAGACTATTAAAAGAATCCAAGATGACTGCCCCAAATCGGGAAGACATAGCTATATCTTCATTATGGTTCCTACCTTATACAGCATCATCTTTGTTGTGGGAATCTTTGGCAATAGCTTGGTGGTGATTGTCATTTACTTCTACATGAAACTGAAGACAGTAGCCAGTGTTTTCCTAATGAATTTGGCTCTGGCTGACTTGTGCTTCTTAATGACCCTGCCCCTCTGGGCTGTCTACACTGCCATGGAATACCGCTGGCCTTTTGGAAACTGCTTGTGTAAGATTGCGTCTGCCGGCATCAGTTTTAATCTCTATGCCAGTGTATTTCTTCTAACCTCCCTGAGCATCGACCGCTACCTGGCTATCGTGCATCCGATGAAGTCCCGCCTTCGGCGCACCATGCTCATGGCCAAGGTGACATGCATCGTGATTTGGCTGCTTGCCGGCTTGGCCAGCCTGCCAGTTGTCATTCACCGCAACGTTTTTTTCATCGAGAACACAAATATCACAGTCTGTGCTTTTTATTACAAAAGCCACAACTCCACCCTCCTGGTGGGGCTGGGTCTGAGTAAAAACATTTTGGGCTTCTTGATTCCTTTTCTCGTGATTCTGACAAGCTATACTCTGATTTGGAAGACCCTGAAAAAAGCTTATGAGATTCAGAAAAACAGGCCAAGAAATGACGATATTTTCAGGATCATCATGGCAATagtcctcttctttttcttttcctggatTCCACACCAAATCTTCACATTTCTGGATGTCCTGATTCAACTGGGCATCATAAAAGACTGCAAAACCATAGATATCGTGGACACAGCAATGCCCATAACCATCTGCATCGCATATTTCAACAACTGCCTGAATCCCCTCTTTTATGGCTTTTTgggaaagaagtttaaaaaatattttcttcagctcCTAAAATACATACCACCCAGTTTCAGATCTCAAACGACAaaaatgagttctctttcctATCGGACATCAGATAACTTAAGCTTATCTGCTAAAAAGTCCGTTGCATGTTTTGAGGTTGAGTGA